In one window of Henckelia pumila isolate YLH828 chromosome 1, ASM3356847v2, whole genome shotgun sequence DNA:
- the LOC140872139 gene encoding uncharacterized protein → MLIAVTLDANNQVLPLAFAIVDEETSDSWKWFLENVGRHVVCGENDVCLISDRHKGIVRAVENLPYFKPPQGVHRFCLRHVCSNFNSRFKDVHLKDLCWEAGSQHQICKFDATMEAIKNKNILAHRYLDGISKEKWSMAHDGGWRRGVMTTNMSKCLNSVLKRAHRLPISAIVHLTLLRCVQYFIERVAKGQRMVQENQLWSDYARRKYEEWAKKSSEHRVVKYDVRSQTAQVATGGRPSRGQHMQVVRISTTDCSCGKWTIFGIPCSHAICTAKWHSLDPTTLVQSWYNISEYLATYERRFEPLADERYWDRPTFELQHNPVRRERRRAGVSDERGQLIV, encoded by the exons ATGTTGATCGCTGTCACTCTCGATGCTAACAATCAAGTTCTACCATTGGCTTTTGCAATTGTCGATGAAGAAACGTCTGATTCCTGGAAGTGGTTTTTGGAAAATGTTGGACGACATGTTGTATGTGGCGAAAATGATGTGTGTCTAATATCTGATAGGCACAAGGGAATCGTGCGAGCCGTTGAAAATCTACCCTATTTCAAACCTCCACAAGGTGTGCATCGTTTTTGTTTGCGGCACGTGTGCTCAAATTTTAATTCCAGGTTTAAAGATGTGCATTTGAAAGATTTGTGCTGGGAAGCAGGTAGTCAACATCAAATTTGTAAATTTGATGCAACAATGGAGGCAATTaagaacaaaaatattttggcaCACAGATATTTGGATGGAATATCAAAGGAAAAATGGAGTATGGCCCATGACGGAGGTTGGCGTCGTGGAGTGATGACGACCAACATGTCCAAGTGCTTAAACAGTGTGTTAAAGAGAGCTCATAGACTGCCTATATCTGCAATAGTACACTTGACCCTTCTGAGATGTGTCCAATACTTCATTGAACGTGTGGCAAAAGGTCAACGTATGGTTCAAGAAAATCAATTGTGGTCGGATTATGCACGGCGAAAGTATGAGGAATGGGCAAAGAAATCTAGTGAACATCGTGTTGTTAAATATGATGTACGATCACAAACTGCTCAGGTTGCAACCGGAGGAAGGCCAAGTCGCGGCCAACACATGCAAGTGGTGAGAATATCAACAACAGATTGTTCATGTGGTAAATGGACAATTTTCGGCATCCCGTGTTCTCATGCTATTTGCACCGCTAAATGGCACTCGTTAGATCCCACGACACTTGTGCAGTCATGGTACAATATATCGGAGTACCTCGCAACGTATGAAAGAAGATTTGAACCTCTTGCAGATGAAAGATATTGGGATCGTCCTACCTTTGAGTTGCAACACAACCCAGTTAGACGTGAAAGAAGAAGAGCAG gagTATCAGATGAACGTGGACAATTGATTGTTTGA
- the LOC140889139 gene encoding LOW QUALITY PROTEIN: glucan endo-1,3-beta-glucosidase 5 (The sequence of the model RefSeq protein was modified relative to this genomic sequence to represent the inferred CDS: inserted 1 base in 1 codon), with the protein MGILGMKQVLALAVFKVLFSINTVHGIGINWGTQSTHPLPPPIVVKLLRDNGIQKLKLFDAEWSVLQALSGSGIEVMVGIPNDMLSTLANSVDAAERWVEKNVSAYVSSNSVDIRYVAVGNEPFLPALNGTFVGVTFPALRNIQAALIKAGLGSRVRVTIPFNANVYQSSTQNPSTGNFMPDIHDLMLQILSFLSLNGGIFTVNIYPFISLYDDPNFPVDYAFFDGYSSPINDNGRIYTNVFDANYDTLVWALQSNGFGNLTIAIGEIGWPTDGDRNANIVNARRFNQGFLSHMNTGTPMKPGPLDVYLFGLIDEDAKSIQPGNFERHWGIFNYDGTPKYNLSLGSNNNGLVPATNVGYMNRRWCVXSPSANPEDPQLGPSVSYACANADCTSLGYGTSCSNLNAQGNASYAFNSYYQQNNQLDSACQFPNLSVITTTDPSVGTCKFNIMIRTANSRYSGLSLEPSIGLVQVLVFLLALFVVV; encoded by the exons ATGGGAATTTTGGGGATGAAACAAGTGTTGGCACTCGCCGTGTTCAAGGTTCTGTTCTCGATAAACACAGTTCATGGTATTGGAATCAACTGGGGAACACAATCGACTCACCCTTTACCTCCTCCGATTGTGGTGAAGCTTCTGAGGGACAACGGGATTCAAAAGTTGAAACTTTTTGATGCAGAATGGAGCGTGCTTCAAGCTCTGAGTGGATCAGGGATTGAGGTGATGGTGGGAATCCCAAATGATATGTTGTCGACTCTTGCAAATAGTGTGGATGCTGCCGAGAGATGGGTGGAGAAGAACGTTTCTGCATACGTTTCATCCAACAGTGTCGATATCAG GTATGTTGCAGTTGGGAACGAGCCATTCCTACCTGCACTAAATGGGACTTTCGTCGGCGTAACATTTCCTGCTCTCAGGAATATTCAAGCGGCCCTTATCAAAGCCGGTCTTGGTAGTAGAGTCCGAGTCACAATCCCATTCAACGCCAATGTGTACCAGAGCTCGACCCAAAATCCTTCCACTGGTAACTTCATGCCAGACATCCACGATCTCATGTTGCAGATTCTTAGTTTCTTGAGTCTTAATGGGGGCATATTCACAGTAAACATATACCCTTTCATAAGCCTTTACGATGATCCAAACTTTCCGGTGGATTATGCCTTTTTCGATGGGTACTCATCCCCTATAAATGACAACGGAAGAATCTACACGAATGTGTTCGACGCAAATTATGATACCTTAGTTTGGGCCTTGCAGAGTAACGGATTCGGAAACTTGACAATCGCTATCGGAGAAATCGGATGGCCTACTGACGGGGACAGAAATGCTAATATTGTAAACGCTCGAAGATTCAACCAAGGATTCTTGTCTCATATGAATACAGGTACTCCAATGAAACCTGGTCCTCTGGATGTCTACTTGTTTGGTCTTATTGATGAGGATGCCAAAAGCATTCAACCCGGTAATTTCGAACGACATTGGGGAATCTTTAACTATGATGGCACCCCAAAATACAACCTTAGCCTTGGTTCAAACAATAACGGGCTCGTACCAGCTACCAACGTTGGGTATATGAACCGACGGTGGTGCG TATCACCATCTGCCAATCCTGAAGACCCCCAGTTAGGCCCAAGTGTGAGCTACGCTTGTGCGAATGCCGACTGCACGAGTCTTGGGTATGGAACATCTTGCTCAAATTTGAATGCTCAAGGTAACGCTTCATACGCTTTTAACAGCTATTACCAGCAGAATAATCAGCTCGACAGCGCCTGCCAGTTTCCAAATCTTTCGGTGATCACAACTACCGATCCTTCGGTTGGAACTTGCAAGTTCAACATCATGATCCGAACAGCAAACTCGAGATACAGCGGGTTGTCGTTGGAGCCCAGTATCGGGCTTGTTCAGGTGTTGGTGTTTTTGTTGGCACTTTTTGTGGTTGTATAG